One window of Medicago truncatula cultivar Jemalong A17 chromosome 2, MtrunA17r5.0-ANR, whole genome shotgun sequence genomic DNA carries:
- the LOC11407481 gene encoding cytochrome b561 and DOMON domain-containing protein At5g47530 encodes MVKNLRFMFLISILMFVTTTLAQTTTQTCKSQNFTNNAIFTSCRDLPQLTSYLHWTYDQTTGKLDIAFRHKGITDTNRWVAWAINPNNDLASSMNGAQALVAILQSSGTPKAYTSSIANSRTQLAESNISYPHSGLIATHENNEVTIYASITLPVGTPSLVHLWQDGAMSGSTPQMHDMTSANTQSKESLDLRSGASEQGSGGGSLSRRRNTHGVLNAISWGILMPLGAVIARYLKVFKSADPAWFYLHVTCQSAAYIVGVAGWGTGLKLGSDSAGVTYSTHRTLGIVIFCLGTLQVFALLLRPKKDHKIRFYWNLYHWGVGYATIIISIINIFKGFEALEVSAADRYDNWKHAYTGIIAALGGVAVLLEAYTWIIVIKRKKSENKLQGMNGTNGNGYGSRV; translated from the exons ATGGTTAAGAACTTAAGGTTTATGTTCCTCATCTCAATCTTAATGTTTGTTACAACAACCTTAgcacaaacaacaacacaaacatGTAAATCACAAAACTTCACAAACAACGCAATTTTCACATCATGTCGTGATCTACCACAACTCACCTCGTATCTCCACTGGACATACGACCAAACAACAGGAAAACTCGACATAGCATTCAGACACAAAGGTATAACAGACACAAACCGATGGGTAGCATGGGCTATTAACCCAAACAATGATCTCGCATCTTCCATGAATGGAGCACAAGCTTTGGTTGCAATTCTACAATCTAGTGGAACTCCTAAAGCTTATACTTCATCAATTGCCAATTCAAGGACACAATTAGCAGAGAGTAATATTAGTTATCCTCATTCAGGGTTGATTGCTACACATGAAAATAACGAGGTTACGATTTATGCAAGTATTACTCTTCCTGTTGGAACTCCTTCTTTGGTTCATCTTTGGCAAGATGGTGCTATGTCTGGTTCTACACCTCAAATGCATGATATGACTAGTGCTAATACTCAATCTAAGGAGAGTTTGGATCTTCGTTCTGGTGCTTCTGAACAAGGATCAGGTGGTGGTTCTCTTAGTAGAAGAAGAAAT ACTCATGGAGTGCTAAATGCAATAAGCTGGGGAATCTTGATGCCCTTGGGAGCTGTGATTGCAAGGTACTTGAAGGTTTTCAagtctgcagaccctgcttggTTTTACCTTCATGTTACCTGCCAATCTGCTGCCTATATAGTTGGTGTTGCTGGATGGGGTACTGGTCTCAAGCTCGGTAGTGACTCCGCTGGTGTTACATATTCAACTCATAGAACACTCGGGATCGTCATCTTCTGCCTTGGAACCCTTCAG GTTTTTGCTCTGTTGTTGAGGCCAAAGAAAGATCACAAAATCAGATTCTACTGGAACCTTTACCATTGGGGTGTCGGATACGCAACTATCATCATCAGCATCATCAACATCTTTAAAGGATTTGAAGCATTGGAGGTGTCTGCAGCAGATCGCTACGATAACTGGAAGCATGCATACACCGGCATTATCGCAGCATTGGGTGGTGTTGCTGTACTTTTGGAAGCTTACACATGGATCATTGTGATCAAGAGGAAGAAATCAGAGAACAAGTTGCAAGGAATGAATGGAACAAATGGTAATGGATATGGTTCTAGGGTGTAG
- the LOC11407167 gene encoding U-box domain-containing protein 4, giving the protein MVSLEDSRSNSNRFPLPKTYQYHSSISSKSQRNIGRSMRTRRSSIFDEDNSSCTFTERSTCVSENLTDSVVDLRLGELASKNHKSGKSSTSEQDLLDLSQAFSEYAYSACSSDISGELQRLATLPSPECDGGSGVGGDGVVEVVEPEPCMGFLQRENFSTEIIESISPEDLQPTVKLCVDGLQSSSVAVKRSAAAKLRLLAKNRADNRVLIGESGAVPLLVPLLRCSDPWTQEHAVTALLNLSLHEDNKKLIFNAGAVKSLIYVLKTGTETSKQNAACALLSLALVEENKSSIGASGAIPPLVSLLLNGSNRGKKDALTTLYKLCSVKQNKERAVSAGVVKPLVELVAEQGNGMMEKAMVVLNSLAGFDEGKEAIVEEGGIAALVEAIEDGSVKGKEFAVLTLLQLCAESVTNRGLLVREGGIPPLVALSQNGTPRAKHKAETLLRYLRESRQEASTSTS; this is encoded by the exons ATGGTTTCTCTAGAAGATTCTCGTTCCAATTCAAATCGTTTTCCATTACCAAAAACCTATCAATATCATTCAtctatttcttcaaaatcacAGCGAAACATAGGAAGATCCATGCGAACAAGAAGATCCAGTATCTTCGATGAAGATAACAGTAGCTGCACTTTTACCGAAAGATCCACCTGTGTATCGGAAAATCTCACCGATTCCGTCGTCGACCTCCGTCTCGGTGAACTCGCTTCCAAGAATCACAAATCCGGAAAATCATCAACTTCTGAACAAGACCTTCTAGATCTTTCTCAAGCTTTTAGTGAATATGCTTATTCAGCTTGTAGTAGTGATATCTCCGGTGAGCTTCAACGGTTGGCGACGTTACCGTCGCCGGAGTGTGACGGtggaagtggtgttggaggtgATGGTGTGGTTGAAGTTGTTGAACCGGAGCCTTGCATGGGGTTTTTACAAAGAGAGAATTTCTCGACGGAGATTATTGAGAGTATTTCGCCGGAGGATCTTCAACCGACGGTGAAGCTTTGTGTGGATGGTTTACAGTCTTCTTCAGTGGCTGTGAAACGGTCTGCTGCGGCGAAATTGAGGTTGCTTGCAAAGAATCGAGCTGATAATCGTGTTTTGATCGGTGAATCCGGTGCTGTACCTTTGCTTGTTCCTTTGCTTCGGTGTAGTGATCCATGGACACAAGAGCACGCGGTGACGGCGTTGTTGAATCTTTCTCTTCATGAAGATAATAAGAAACTGATATTTAATGCTGGAGCTGTGAAATCGTTGATTTATGTATTGAAAACTGGGACAGAGACTTCTAAGCAGAACGCCGCTTGTGCTCTGCTGAGTTTAGCGTTGGTGGAAGAGAATAAAAGCTCAATTGGAGCTTCGGGAGCGATTCCACCATTGGTTTCGCTTCTGTTAAACGGTTCAAACAGAGGGAAGAAAGATGCATTAACGACGCTGTACAAGCTTTGCTCTGTTAAGCAGAACAAGGAGAGAGCTGTTAGTGCTGGTGTGGTGAAGCCGTTGGTGGAGCTGGTGGCTGAGCAAGGGAATGGGATGATGGAGAAAGCAATGGTGGTGTTGAATAGCTTAGCGGGGTTTGACGAAGGGAAGGAAGCCATTGTGGAAGAAGGTGGAATTGCTGCGCTTGTGGAAGCCATTGAAGATGGGTCTGTGAAAGGAAAAGAATTTGCTGTTTTAACACTTTTGCAGCTTTGTGCTGAAAGTGTTACCAATAGAGGTTTGCTTGTTAGAGAAGGTGGGATTCCTCCTCTTGTCGCTCTTTCGCAAAATGGAACTCCTCGAGCTAAGCATAAG GCTGAGACGCTTCTTCGATATTTGCGAGAATCAAGACAAGAAGCATCAACTTCAACTTCGTAG